Genomic window (Thermanaeromonas sp. C210):
TTTTATCCCCCCTTTTTCCGCGGCCTTTTCTTCCCGGTGGAGCAACGCTGGTCGTTAATCCTGGCCACCCTCCTGTTCGTTTTAACGTGGTTTTGGAAGTTCTCCCGTCGTGATTTAACATTTCTGCGCCATCCCCTGGAGTATGCCGCTTTCGGCCTGGTGCTGGTCTATGTTGCCAGCGGAGTGTTTTACCCTGCCAGCCGGGGCCTGGCCCTGGCAGAGATCAGCAAGGTGGTTCTCTACTTTTTTGTGTTCTGGATGATTGTTCAGTTGGGCACAGGTCCGGGACCCAGGTCGTTAATCCTCCACAGCCTCTACTCCAGCGGGCTGGGGGTAGCCCTGGCCGGGCTACTGACGGCCACCGAGGTTATTTTTATAAAAGACGGCTTCCTGGGCGGCCGCTTTTATTCCACCCTGCAGTATCCCAATGCCTTAGCCGCCTACATGATGGGTAACCTCTTTCTGGGGTTTTATTTATGGGGCCGCGCCGACAACCGCCTGCGCCTGGCTTATGCGGTCGGCAACTATTTATTGTTGGTGGTTTTCTTGGGGACAGGCTCTCGAGGAGCCTTCCTCGTACTACCCGTGGTCCTTGCCCTTTACTTCCTCCTGGCGCCGGCCGGGTGGCGCCTGAGCACTTTCGCCCATCTTCTGGCCACCGGGCTGGCCGCCCTGGTCGCCAATTATCGCTTTATCCCCCTGGCCTTGGCGAAGGATTATGCAGGATCCTGGACGTGGTTCTTCCTGGGTTTGGGAGCTGCTCTGGCCCTTCAGGTGATTTTAGCTGTCGCGGGGAAAATAGTTCCTTCGGCCCGCATGAGGGCCGCGGTAGCTGCAGCCCTGATTATTCTGGCCCTGGGAGGGGGGTATGCTTACACCTCCCTTAAGGCCGGGGAGGCCGTAGGGGCGGCCGAACCTGCCCTCGGCTGGGAGAGGATACTTCCCGCTCCCATAGCGCGGCGGATCCAGGATATTAATCTGGAGACCCGGAGCAGCCGCGAGCGCGTCGAGTGGACTCGCGATGCTTTAAGCATGTTAAGGGAGCGGCCCCTTTTAGGGTACGGCGGTGGAGGGTGGGAGGCCGCTTATCGCCAGTACCAGCGGTATGCGTACCACTCCACCCAAGTTCATAATTATTACGCCCAACTGGCGGTAGAAACGGGCGTAGTAGGGGTTATCGTCCTCGCTACCCTTTGGGTATCCTTTTTCCTTAGCGTCTATGGCCTTTACCGCCGGAGCAGCGGACGGGATCGCCTGCTTACCGTCTCCTTACTGGCAGCTGCCCTGAGCCTAGGCCTCCACGCAGCCCTGGACTTCGACCTGGCCCTGGGCGCCGTGTCCATTTTACTCTGGTCTTGCTGGGGCTTGAGCCGGAGCCTGGAAAGGGGAGGGGATGTACAGGGAGTTCCGCGACGGGCAGCGGATCCCGAGTGGGCTTCCCGCCAGATAAAGTATGCCGCTGCGGTGGTTATAACAGCCTTAGTCATAGTACTCTTCAGCGGCTCCTTCCTGGCGGGTAACGCCAGTGCCAGGGAAGGTGTCGCCGCCTTGCGCCAGGGCAATATAAGCCTCGCTACGGCCAAGCTGAAAGAAGCCCACGGCTATGACCCTTTTACCGCCTCTTACGTCGCCGATTTGGCTGCCCTTTATTTGAGGCAGGACTGCCCGAGTGAGGCGGAAAAGGTTATCTCAGAGGCCCTCTCCTACGAACCTTATAACTACCTTCTTAAGGTGCGGCTGGGCGAGGTCTACTGGGCCCAAGGGAAAATACCGGAGGCTGTGGCGGCCCTGGAAGAAGCCCGGGATATGGCTCCCTGGATGGCAGCAACGTGGGAATCCCTGGCCAAGATCTATGTAACCGGCGGGATGAGGTATCTCCAATATAATCAGCCCGCCGAGGCCCGGGAGCTCTTCGCTGCCGCTGCCGGCCTCAAAGCCGAAGTCGAAGGGCGCTTGGCGTCGCTGGGAGATCTACGCGAATTGCACCTTGTCGAAAGGGGGGGCTTAACCCTTACTCCGACCTTGCTTTTGGAAGTGGCGAAGGCCCAGTATTTTCTTAGCCGCTGGGAAGAGGCCGCGGCTAATCTGGAAGTAGTGCTTAAAGACAAGGACCTCGGGTCCGAGGCCCGGGTGTGGCAGGCCTTGCTGGCCGATCGGCAAGGTGAAAAGGGCCGGGCGAAAGAAATCTTAAGGGAGCTGGAACAGAAGGACCCGGCCCTGGGAGAACGGTTCAACCAGCTAAAATCGCTAGCTCCGCTGTCTTAATCTGCCCTTTCGCCCCTTGAAAAAATGACCTTTTGCAGGTGGTATAATAAGAGTATGCTCAACTTAAGCGCCATCGCCGAGATCCAAGAAGAGCTTCAAGCGCTGGAGGACGAACTCCTGCGACAGAGTGAAGCCCCCGATCCCTTGTTGACCCAGGTGACCAGGCAGATGGTCCAGGCCGGCGGCAAGCGCTTGCGGCCCGTTTTTGTGCTCCTGAGCGGCAAATGCTGCGGCGGACGGTTGAAGGACCTCCTGCCCCTGGCGGTGGCTATGGAAATGATCCACATGGCCACCCTGATACACGACGATGTCATCGATGCTTCTCCCTTACGGAGAGGTCGACCGACCGTGTGGGCCAGGTGGGGAGAAAGGGTTTCCCTCCACGCCGGGGATTACCTGTTTGCTCGGGCGCTTCGGCTGGTGGCCAATTACGATGATCCCCGCATACCCTCCCTACTGGCCCAAGTTAGTGTTAAAATGGTGCGGGGGGAGCTGGAGCAGCTGGAAAACGTGTTTATCGTGGATATCACGGTACGCGATTATCTCAGGCGGATCCGGCGTAAAACCGCCCTGCTGATTTCCGCCAGCTGCGAATTGGGGGCCCTGGTGGCCGGGGGGTGTAATGATAGCATTCTGGCCCTGCGCCGCTATGGGCGTTATCTGGGAATGGCCTTTCAACTTACCGATGACGTGCTGGACATCGTAGCTGATCCCCAGATACTAGGAAAACCCCGGGGGAGCGACCTGCGTCAGGGTGTTATTACTTTACCCGCCATTTATGCCCTCCGGGCGAGTCCCCACCACCGCCGCCTGGCGCTCTTATTAGCCAAGCCGGCCAAGGGCGACGCGGAAATTGCCGAGGTCGTTGAACTTATCAAAGGTTGCGGAGGCACAGCCTACACTTTAAATGTGGCCGAAAGTTACCTCCAGAAGGCCAGGAAGCAGCTACTTCTGCTTCCGCCCGGCCGGCCGCGGGATATTTTAGAAGAACTGACCTATTTTGTAAAGGCGCGTGGGTTCTAAGGATGGGTTATTATCCCTTGTTCCTGCGGTTAAGGGGCTGCCCCTGCCTGGTGGTGGGGGGCGGACCAGTGGGAGAGCGGAAGGTGAGGGGGCTGTTGCAGGCTGAGGCGAGGGTAACGGTGGTCAGTCCCAGGGTTACACCAGGGCTGGCCCAACTGGCCAGGGAGGGCCGTCTTCAATGGCGGCCCCGGCGCTATCGGCCCAGGGACCTGCGGGGAATGGTCCTCGTCTTTGTTGCCTCCGGTGACCGCCGGCTCAACTCCCGCATTGCCGACCACTGTCGCCGGGCCGGTATATGGGTGAACGTGGCCGACAGTCCGGAGGAAAGTTCCTTCCTGGTGCCCGCCGTGGTCCGCAGGGGGCAGCTACAGATAGCCGTGTCCACCGGCGGTAACAGTCCGGCCCTGGCGGCCTTTCTGAAAAGGCGCCTGGAAGAGGATATCGGCCGGGAATACAACAGCCTTCTTACCTTTTTGGGAGAGCTGCGTCCTTGGCTTAAGAAAATTCTTCCCGATGACCAGAAGAAGCGGGCTGGAGCTTTCCGCCGGTTGGTGGCCGACCGGGTTCTCTGGGAGCTGGTAGCCCGGGGAGACCGTAAAGCAGCGAGGGAGCGGGTGGCGGAATGTATATCGGAACAATGGGATTAAATCACCGTACGGCACCCGTAGAGATCAGGGAGAAGCTGGCTTTTTCCCGTCACGTCCTGCCCTCGGCCCTTTCCGATTTAAGGAGCCAGCAGGGCATAGAGGGTAACGTAATTCTAAGCACCTGCAACCGGACGGAAGTCTATTTTACCACGCCGGATTGGGGAAAAGGCGTAGAAACCGTGAAAAGATTTCTCGGCCGGCGGTGCGGCCTGCAGGTTCCTGCCCTGCAAGACTACCTTTACCTCTACTCCTCCCACGAAGCGGTGCGGCATCTCTTCAGGGTGGCTGCCGGCCTGGACTCCATGATCCTAGGGGAGGCCCAGGTGCTGGGCCAGGTGGCCGAGGCCTATGAGGCGGCCCGCAGTACAGGAGTGACCAACGTCGTACTCAACACCCTGTTCCAGCAGGCCATTGCGGCGGGTAAACGGGTACAGACCGAAACCCGTATTGGTCATAACACCGTATCCGTGAGCTATGCGGCGGTTGAGCTGGCACGCCAGGTCTTCGGAGGGGATTTAACCGGCCGAACGGTGCTGGTCATAGGTGCCGGCAAGATGAGCACTCTGGCTGCCCGGTATTTACGCGACAATGGGGTTACCACCGTTCTGGTATCCAATCGCTCTTACGAGCGGGCTGCGGGCCTGGCGGAGATCATCGGCGGGCGGGCCGTGCGCCTGGACGACCTGGAGGAAATCCTCCCCCAGGCCGATATCGTTATTAGTTGTACGGCGGCCAGTCATTATATTATCCGTACCGAGCAGGTGGAAAGGGCCCGGAAGGGACACGAGCATAATCCCTTAATGCTCATCGACATTGCCGTTCCCCGGGATATCGATCCGGCCGTGGGCGAGCTACCCGGAGTCAGGCTTTTTGACATCGATGACCTGGAACAGGTCATTACCAATAGCCTCGAAGAACGCAAGAAGGCGGCCCAGCGGGCAGAGGTCATCATAGCGGAAGAGGTGGACAGTTTTTTCCGGTGGCTGGGCTCCCGGTTCGCCATACCCACCATTGTTGCCCTGAAGGCAAAGGCAGAGGCTATTAAGGAGGCCGAGCTACGGCGGGCCTTCAACCGCCTGGGTTCCCCTTCTCCCCACGAACAGAAAATCATCGGCTCCCTGGCCAACTCTATAGTAAACCGCCTTTTACACGAAGTAGTGGTAAACCTAAAGTCGGCCGCCGTAACCCCCCAGGGTCACCTCTATGTGGAAGTGGTACAAAACCTGTTCGCACTGCAGGTGGAAGAGGATGATACTGCCTCTCCCGAAAGGGCCACGTCCCAAGAAGCCGGAGGTGGAAGGAGGGGCTCCGAGTGGGCCGAAAGTTGATCATCGGCTCCCGCCGAAGCGAACTGGCCCAGTGGCAGGCCCGGTGGGTCATACATGCCTTAAAGGAACACCACCCGTGGCTAGAGTGCGAACTGCTTACCCTCCAGACTAAGGGTGACAAGATACGGGACGTGGCCTTAGCGCGCATCGGTGATAAGGGCCTTTTCACCAAAGAGCTGGAGGAGGCCCTCCAGAAGGGTATCATTGATGTAGCCGTGCACAGTATGAAGGATGTACCCACGGTGCTGCCGCCGGGGCTGATAATCGGGGCCGTCGGGCTGCGGGAAGACCCTTCCGATGTGTTCCTGTCATCTAAGGGCTACACCCTGGCCAGTTTGCCCATTAAA
Coding sequences:
- a CDS encoding O-antigen ligase family protein, encoding MITPEASGGGIRVGTRSGENRVIKLPTGKRRKQKLKEAGRTVAPNSKPASPGLEAGRRARTRGRVEEEGARGLFWAALAGLLLLLFYPPFFRGLFFPVEQRWSLILATLLFVLTWFWKFSRRDLTFLRHPLEYAAFGLVLVYVASGVFYPASRGLALAEISKVVLYFFVFWMIVQLGTGPGPRSLILHSLYSSGLGVALAGLLTATEVIFIKDGFLGGRFYSTLQYPNALAAYMMGNLFLGFYLWGRADNRLRLAYAVGNYLLLVVFLGTGSRGAFLVLPVVLALYFLLAPAGWRLSTFAHLLATGLAALVANYRFIPLALAKDYAGSWTWFFLGLGAALALQVILAVAGKIVPSARMRAAVAAALIILALGGGYAYTSLKAGEAVGAAEPALGWERILPAPIARRIQDINLETRSSRERVEWTRDALSMLRERPLLGYGGGGWEAAYRQYQRYAYHSTQVHNYYAQLAVETGVVGVIVLATLWVSFFLSVYGLYRRSSGRDRLLTVSLLAAALSLGLHAALDFDLALGAVSILLWSCWGLSRSLERGGDVQGVPRRAADPEWASRQIKYAAAVVITALVIVLFSGSFLAGNASAREGVAALRQGNISLATAKLKEAHGYDPFTASYVADLAALYLRQDCPSEAEKVISEALSYEPYNYLLKVRLGEVYWAQGKIPEAVAALEEARDMAPWMAATWESLAKIYVTGGMRYLQYNQPAEARELFAAAAGLKAEVEGRLASLGDLRELHLVERGGLTLTPTLLLEVAKAQYFLSRWEEAAANLEVVLKDKDLGSEARVWQALLADRQGEKGRAKEILRELEQKDPALGERFNQLKSLAPLS
- a CDS encoding polyprenyl synthetase family protein, coding for MLNLSAIAEIQEELQALEDELLRQSEAPDPLLTQVTRQMVQAGGKRLRPVFVLLSGKCCGGRLKDLLPLAVAMEMIHMATLIHDDVIDASPLRRGRPTVWARWGERVSLHAGDYLFARALRLVANYDDPRIPSLLAQVSVKMVRGELEQLENVFIVDITVRDYLRRIRRKTALLISASCELGALVAGGCNDSILALRRYGRYLGMAFQLTDDVLDIVADPQILGKPRGSDLRQGVITLPAIYALRASPHHRRLALLLAKPAKGDAEIAEVVELIKGCGGTAYTLNVAESYLQKARKQLLLLPPGRPRDILEELTYFVKARGF
- a CDS encoding precorrin-2 dehydrogenase/sirohydrochlorin ferrochelatase family protein; this translates as MGYYPLFLRLRGCPCLVVGGGPVGERKVRGLLQAEARVTVVSPRVTPGLAQLAREGRLQWRPRRYRPRDLRGMVLVFVASGDRRLNSRIADHCRRAGIWVNVADSPEESSFLVPAVVRRGQLQIAVSTGGNSPALAAFLKRRLEEDIGREYNSLLTFLGELRPWLKKILPDDQKKRAGAFRRLVADRVLWELVARGDRKAARERVAECISEQWD
- the hemA gene encoding glutamyl-tRNA reductase is translated as MYIGTMGLNHRTAPVEIREKLAFSRHVLPSALSDLRSQQGIEGNVILSTCNRTEVYFTTPDWGKGVETVKRFLGRRCGLQVPALQDYLYLYSSHEAVRHLFRVAAGLDSMILGEAQVLGQVAEAYEAARSTGVTNVVLNTLFQQAIAAGKRVQTETRIGHNTVSVSYAAVELARQVFGGDLTGRTVLVIGAGKMSTLAARYLRDNGVTTVLVSNRSYERAAGLAEIIGGRAVRLDDLEEILPQADIVISCTAASHYIIRTEQVERARKGHEHNPLMLIDIAVPRDIDPAVGELPGVRLFDIDDLEQVITNSLEERKKAAQRAEVIIAEEVDSFFRWLGSRFAIPTIVALKAKAEAIKEAELRRAFNRLGSPSPHEQKIIGSLANSIVNRLLHEVVVNLKSAAVTPQGHLYVEVVQNLFALQVEEDDTASPERATSQEAGGGRRGSEWAES